One genomic window of Syngnathus acus chromosome 11, fSynAcu1.2, whole genome shotgun sequence includes the following:
- the LOC119130344 gene encoding regulation of nuclear pre-mRNA domain-containing protein 1A-like, which translates to MSSFSEAALEKKLSELSNSQQSVQTLSLWLIHHRKHSKTIVHVWYDELVKAPVSRKLTFLYLANDVIQNSKRKGPEFTQDFAPIIVDAFKHVYRECEDGCKKQLGRVLSIWQERTVYENELLDQLSRVIYGERKPIKRSYESIQALNDNFPSQTSPAEPPKTTELIRALQELENATSGDSLLRQRISSLPAEVQDTSLLHRITDKESGARFSRQVDDACMLLADYSGRLAAEIDDRRQLTRTLTSFLQSQRDGLVHNEHKLEEYKRKLARVSQVRKELRSRLNNLPGGLRDAST; encoded by the exons ATGTCCTCGTTCTCCGAAGCTGCTCTCGAGAAGAAACTGTCCGAGCTCAGCAACTCTCAGCAGAGCGTTCAGACGCTGTCGCTGTGGCTCATCCACCACAGGAAACACTCCAAGACCATCGTGCACGTTTGGTACGACGAGCTCGTTAAAG ctCCGGTGTCACGCAAACTGACCTTCCTGTACTTGGCCAATGACGTCATTCAGAACAGCAAGAGGAAAGGACCTGAGTTCACCCAGGATTTTGCGCCTATCATTGTCGATGCGttcaaacatgtttacag AGAGTGCGAGGATGGTTGTAAGAAGCAACTGGGCCGAGTGTTGTCCATCTGGCAGGAGAGAACCGTCTACGAAAATGAGCTACTGGACCAGCTCTCCAGAGTCATCT ATGGCGAGAGGAAGCCCATCAAGAGGTCCTACGAGTCCATCCAAGCACTGAACGACAACTTTCCCAGCCAGACTTCTCCAGCCGAGCCCCCGAAG ACTACGGAGCTGATCCGAGCGCTGCAGGAGCTGGAGAACGCAACCTCGGGAGACTCGCTGCTGCGTCAGCGGATTTCCTCGCTGCCCGCTGAGGTGCAGGACACGTCGCTGCTGCACAGGATCACAG ATAAGGAGTCGGGCGCACGTTTCTCGCGGCAGGTAGACGACGCCTGCATGCTGCTGGCCGACTACAGTGGCCGGCTGGCGGCCGAAATTGACGACCGGCGGCAGCTGACGCGCACGCTGACCAGCTTCCTGCAGAGCCAGCGTGACGGTCTGGTTCACAACGAGCACAAACTCGAA GAATACAAACGCAAACTGGCCCGAGTGAGCCAGGTCCGGAAAGAGCTGCGATCCCGCTTGAACAATCTCCCGGGTGGCCTCCGCGACGCTTCCACCTGA
- the tube1 gene encoding tubulin epsilon chain encodes MTQSVVVQIGQCGNQIGCRFWDLALQEHAHYNQSGLYDDTTGTFFRNVDSVSWNGVCCGSASGRIHQLKARAVLLDMEEGVIGEFLKGPLRELFDSTQLLTGVSGAGNNWAAGHLTYGSTYKDEIVDQLRRAAEQCHCLQSFFLIHSMGGGTGSGLGTKVLRLLKDEFPEVCRIVIPVCPSVDDDVIVSPYNSMLAMRELTENADCVLLVENQALVDILNTEHACHGTQHAKGNITSAKDRLTGSEKPFDAMNDIVANMLLNLTSSARFEGSLNMDLNEIAMNLVPFPRLHYLVPSLSPVYRLARVSHPIRRMDKLFSDVFSKGHQLIKAEPKRSLYFGCALMLRGDAQVSDLRRNIERLKPTVRFVSWNPEGWKTSLCSVPPVGLSQSLLALANTTTIKSTFMEMRERFQKLYRKKAHLHHYLEVDGMEESLFSEAVTSLDALIEKYRDQEAGAGKFMPVPERLKVA; translated from the coding sequence ATGACCCAGTCTGTTGTAGTTCAAATTGGACAGTGTGGAAACCAGATCGGTTGTCGCTTTTGGGACCTGGCTTTGCAAGAGCATGCCCATTACAACCAAAGCGGATTGTATGACGACACCACCGGCACCTTTTTTCGCAATGTGGACTCGGTGAGCTGGAATGGGGTCTGTTGTGGTTCTGCTAGTGGGAGAATCCATCAGCTGAAAGCGAGAGCGGTGCTGCTGGACATGGAGGAGGGTGTGATCGGTGAGTTCCTGAAAGGGCCTTTGCGAGAGCTTTTTGACAGCACTCAGCTCCTCACGGGCGTGTCAGGTGCGGGCAACAACTGGGCAGCTGGCCACCTGACTTACGGTTCGACCTATAAGGACGAGATTGTGGATCAGCTGAGGAGGGCAGCAGAGCAGTGTCACTGTCTGCAATCCTTTTTTCTGATCCACTCAATGGGAGGAGGTACAGGTTCAGGGCTCGGGACCAAAGTACTGCGCCTTCTTAAGGATGAATTTCCCGAGGTGTGTCGCATTGTCATACCTGTCTGTCCATCTGTGGATGACGATGTCATTGTGTCACCCTACAACAGTATGCTGGCCATGAGAGAGCTCACAGAGAATGCTGACTGTGTTCTGCTGGTAGAGAACCAGGCACTGGTGGACATTTTGAACACGGAACACGCATGCCATGGCACACAACACGCGAAAGGCAACATCACCTCAGCAAAGGACAGGCTGACGGGCTCTGAAAAGCCTTTTGATGCTATGAATGACATTGTTGCTAACATGCTACTCAACCTTACCAGTTCTGCCCGTTTTGAGGGTTCCCTCAATATGGATCTGAATGAAATTGCCATGAACCTGGTTCCTTTCCCTCGATTACACTATCTGGTTCCAAGTCTAAGTCCTGTCTACAGACTTGCGCGGGTCAGCCACCCGATAAGAAGAATGGACAAGCTCTTTAGCGATGTCTTCAGCAAAGGCCACCAGTTGATCAAAGCAGAGCCAAAGCGCAGTCTCTACTTTGGCTGTGCCCTCATGCTTAGGGGGGATGCTCAAGTGTCAGACCTGCGCAGGAATATTGAGAGGTTAAAGCCCACGGTGCGCTTTGTGTCATGGAACCCGGAAGGCTGGAAGACAAGTCTTTGTTCTGTGCCCCCTGTTGGTCTCTCTCAATCCCTGTTAGCCCTGGCCAACACTACTACTATCAAATCCACATTCATGGAGATGAGAGAACGATTCCAAAAACTTTATCGGAAGAAGGCACACTTACATCATTACCTCGAAGTCGATGGGATGGAGGAGAGTTTATTCTCAGAGGCCGTAACATCCCTCGACGCTTTGATTGAGAAGTACCGTGATCAGGAAGCTGGTGCAGGGAAATTCATGCCCGTTCCAGAAAGATTAAAAGTTGCTTAA
- the ndrg1a gene encoding protein NDRG1a isoform X1 gives MDDIQVVESKPLLVDRELPGLREAVQQLAIKEHDVETAYGRLHCTMRGIPKGERPVILTFHDIGLNHKTCWDSLFQHEDMLEILHHFAVCHVDALGQHEGANTFSTGYEYPSMDELSETLPLVLKHFGLKSVIGLGMGAGAFMLTKFALEYPKMVEGLVLININPCAEGWMDWAAHKISGWTHALPDLIISHLFGKEEIHHNQDMVATYRHHVMRDMNQFNLQLFVKAYESRRDLEIERPVPGSNTRTLKCPSLLVVGDSSPAVDAVVECNTKLDPTKATLLKMADCGGMPQIDQPAKLTEAFKYFIQGMGYMPSASMTRLVRSRTASGSSVTSFEGSRSRSHTHEGNRSRAHTNEGPRSRSHTAEHLRGHTPAAATDAAPAVDQGMLKTPEVSC, from the exons ATGGACGACATCCAGGTTGTTGAATCCAAACCTCTGCTGGTGGATAGGGAGCTGCCT GGTCTGAGGGAGGCGGTGCAGCAGCTTGCTATCAAG GAGCATGACGTGGAGACGGCGTATGGACGACTCCACTGCACCATGCGGGGCATTCCCAAAGGCGAGCGGCCCGTCATCCTCACCTTTCACGACATCGGGCTCAACC ACAAGACGTGCTGGGACTCGCTGTTCCAGCATGAGGACATGCTGGAGATCCTGCACCACTTTGCTGTGTGTCACGTGGATGCGCTGGGGCAGCATGAGGGCGCCAACACCTTTTCTACCGG CTACGAGTATCCGTCCATGGACGAGCTCTCCGAGACGCTCCCGCTGGTGCTGAAGCATTTTGG GCTGAAGTCTGTTATTGGATTAGGGATGGGAGCCGGAGCTTTCATGCTGACCAAATTTGCT CTGGAGTACCCGAAAATGGTGGAAGGTTTGGTGCtgatcaacatcaacccgtgcGCCGAGGGCTGGATGGACTGGGCTGCGCACAAG ATTAGTGGCTGGACCCACGCCTTGCCCGACCTGATTATCAGCCACCTCTTCGGAAAG GAGGAGATCCACCACAACCAGGACATGGTGGCCACATACCGCCACCATGTGATGAGGGACATGAACCAGTTCAACCTGCAGCTCTTCGTCAAGGCCTACGAAAG tcggcGGGACCTGGAGATCGAGAGGCCGGTGCCAGGAAGCAACACCAGAACCCTCAA GTGTCCTTCCCTTTTGGTGGTCGGGGACAGCTCGCCTGCCGTGGATGCCGTG GTGGAGTGCAACACCAAACTGGACCCCACAAAAGCGACCCTGCTTAAG ATGGCCGACTGTGGAGGCATGCCCCAGATTGACCAG CCCGCCAAGCTGACGGAGGCGTTTAAGTACTTCATTCAGGGCATGGGATACA TGCCGTCAGCCAGTATGACCCGCCTGGTGCGCTCTCGCACGGCCTCGGGTTCCAGCGTGACATCCTTCGAGGGTTCACGCTCGCGCTCACACACCCACGAGGGCAACCGCTCGCGCGCGCACACCAATGAGGGCCCGCGCTCACGCTCACACACGGCCGAGCACCTGCGGGGTCACACCCCTGCCGCCGCCACCGACGCTGCCCCCGCCGTGGACCAGGGCATGCTCAAGACCCCCGAAGTCTCCTGCTAA
- the ndrg1a gene encoding protein NDRG1a isoform X2, producing MVLDDSDVEMIVADVEVAEHDVETAYGRLHCTMRGIPKGERPVILTFHDIGLNHKTCWDSLFQHEDMLEILHHFAVCHVDALGQHEGANTFSTGYEYPSMDELSETLPLVLKHFGLKSVIGLGMGAGAFMLTKFALEYPKMVEGLVLININPCAEGWMDWAAHKISGWTHALPDLIISHLFGKEEIHHNQDMVATYRHHVMRDMNQFNLQLFVKAYESRRDLEIERPVPGSNTRTLKCPSLLVVGDSSPAVDAVVECNTKLDPTKATLLKMADCGGMPQIDQPAKLTEAFKYFIQGMGYMPSASMTRLVRSRTASGSSVTSFEGSRSRSHTHEGNRSRAHTNEGPRSRSHTAEHLRGHTPAAATDAAPAVDQGMLKTPEVSC from the exons ATGGTTCTGGACGATTCCGACGTGGAGATGATTGTGGCCGACGTTGAAGTTGCA GAGCATGACGTGGAGACGGCGTATGGACGACTCCACTGCACCATGCGGGGCATTCCCAAAGGCGAGCGGCCCGTCATCCTCACCTTTCACGACATCGGGCTCAACC ACAAGACGTGCTGGGACTCGCTGTTCCAGCATGAGGACATGCTGGAGATCCTGCACCACTTTGCTGTGTGTCACGTGGATGCGCTGGGGCAGCATGAGGGCGCCAACACCTTTTCTACCGG CTACGAGTATCCGTCCATGGACGAGCTCTCCGAGACGCTCCCGCTGGTGCTGAAGCATTTTGG GCTGAAGTCTGTTATTGGATTAGGGATGGGAGCCGGAGCTTTCATGCTGACCAAATTTGCT CTGGAGTACCCGAAAATGGTGGAAGGTTTGGTGCtgatcaacatcaacccgtgcGCCGAGGGCTGGATGGACTGGGCTGCGCACAAG ATTAGTGGCTGGACCCACGCCTTGCCCGACCTGATTATCAGCCACCTCTTCGGAAAG GAGGAGATCCACCACAACCAGGACATGGTGGCCACATACCGCCACCATGTGATGAGGGACATGAACCAGTTCAACCTGCAGCTCTTCGTCAAGGCCTACGAAAG tcggcGGGACCTGGAGATCGAGAGGCCGGTGCCAGGAAGCAACACCAGAACCCTCAA GTGTCCTTCCCTTTTGGTGGTCGGGGACAGCTCGCCTGCCGTGGATGCCGTG GTGGAGTGCAACACCAAACTGGACCCCACAAAAGCGACCCTGCTTAAG ATGGCCGACTGTGGAGGCATGCCCCAGATTGACCAG CCCGCCAAGCTGACGGAGGCGTTTAAGTACTTCATTCAGGGCATGGGATACA TGCCGTCAGCCAGTATGACCCGCCTGGTGCGCTCTCGCACGGCCTCGGGTTCCAGCGTGACATCCTTCGAGGGTTCACGCTCGCGCTCACACACCCACGAGGGCAACCGCTCGCGCGCGCACACCAATGAGGGCCCGCGCTCACGCTCACACACGGCCGAGCACCTGCGGGGTCACACCCCTGCCGCCGCCACCGACGCTGCCCCCGCCGTGGACCAGGGCATGCTCAAGACCCCCGAAGTCTCCTGCTAA
- the LOC119130284 gene encoding CCN family member 4-like — MWRVRAEHCALRIGAHERRFWAGSMSGNSPGMSWLLLWIITAVVIQQTSSQQNATAVPAALTSPSAEPYTPVRYCHWPCECPARPTACPPGVSLLMDGCGCCKACARQVGEVCNEADTCDHHRGLYCDYSSDKPRYEKGLCAYTTGTGCEHDGVIYRNGQSFQPSCKYQCVCVNGAIGCVPLCTQSKPPRVWCQNPRRVKVPGRCCEEWICDEPKRGRKTAPRHAVESNMDENNRAAHALGNMAPPAELSSWHKNCVTQTTSWSPCSRTCGRGLSLRVSNANRRCELVKESRLCTLRPCDIDITKHIKVGKKCLNVYREERASNMSISGCTSTKQYRPKFCGVCTDDRCCIPYKSKTVNVDFVCPDGSAVSWKVMWVQACFCNLSCKNPNDIFAELENYYGYPEVSN, encoded by the exons ATGTGGCGTGTGCGCGCGGAACACTGCGCACTCCGTATAGGAGCACATGAACGGCGTTTTTGGGCTGGATCCATGTCAGGCAACTCGCCCGGGATGAGTTGGCTCCTTTTGTGGATTATAACTGCAGTCGTGATTCAACAG ACGTCCTCCCAGCAGAATGCCACCGCTGTGCCCGCGGCGCTCACGTCGCCGTCGGCCGAACCCTACACCCCCGTGCGCTACTGCCACTGGCCTTGCGAGTGTCCCGCCCGGCCGACCGCCTGCCCGCCGGGCGTCAGCCTGCTGATGGACGGCTGCGGCTGCTGCAAGGCCTGCGCCCGGCAGGTGGGCGAGGTGTGCAATGAGGCCGACACCTGCGACCACCACAGGGGGCTCTACTGTGACTACAGCTCGGACAAGCCCAGGTACGAAAAGGGCTTGTGTGCAT ACACGACGGGCACCGGCTGTGAGCACGACGGCGTCATTTACCGCAACGGGCAGAGCTTCCAGCCCAGCTGCAAGTACCAGTGCGTGTGCGTCAACGGCGCCATCGGCTGCGTGCCGCTCTGCACCCAGTCCAAGCCGCCGCGCGTCTGGTGCCAGAACCCGCGCCGCGTCAAGGTGCCGGGACGCTGCTGCGAGGAGTGGATCTGCGACGAGCCCAAGAGGGGACGCAAGACGGCGCCCAGGCACGCCGTGGAGTCGAACATGGATGAAAACAACAGAGCTGCACACGCGCTAGGCAATATGG CGCCCCCCGCTGAgctgagcagctggcacaAGAACTGCGTCACCCAGACCACGTCTTGGAGTCCCTGCTCCAGGACGTGCGGGCGCGGTCTGTCTCTGCGTGTCTCCAATGCCAACCGGCGCTGCGAGTTGGTCAAGGAGTCGCGCCTGTGTACCCTGCGGCCGTGCGACATCGACATCACCAAGCACATCAAG GTGGGCAAGAAGTGCTTGAACGTGTACCGCGAGGAGCGTGCGTCCAACATGAGCATCTCGGGCTGCACCAGCACCAAGCAGTACCGGCCCAAGTTCTGCGGCGTGTGCACGGACGACCGCTGCTGCATTCCGTACAAATCTAAGACGGTGAATGTGGACTTTGTGTGCCCGGACGGCTCGGCTGTGTCGTGGAAGGTGATGTGGGTACAGGCTTGCTTTTGCAACCTCAGCTGCAAGAACCCCAACGACATCTTTGCCGAGCTGGAGAATTACTACGGGTACCCCGAGGTCAGCAACTAA
- the abitram gene encoding protein Abitram, with product MDDDVEHKVGDAAAPSVIDRYYTRWYRADMKGKPCEDHCILQHSNRICVITLAETHPLLEKGRTITKINYQISKSCSRLNNKVSGKSKRGGQFLTEFAPLCRISCTDGTEFTVYSCIRGHLLEVNENILERPALLQEKPSTNGYIAIILPKFEESKSITENLLSRDDFEKLVAGREATQTTAITQPS from the exons ATGGACGACGACGTGGAGCACAAAGTTGGTGACGCCGCCGCGCCTTCGGTGATCGACCGTTACTACACACGATGGTATAGAGCcg ATATGAAGGGAAAGCCATGTGAAGACCATTGCATTCTTCAGCATTCAAACAG AATATGCGTCATCACCTTGGCCGAAACCCACCCGCTGCTGGAGAAAGGGCGAACCATCACTAAGATCAATTACCAGATCAGTAAAAGCTGCAGCCGCTTAAACAACAAAGTGTCTGGAAAGTCCAAGCGG GGCGGACAGTTCCTTACTGAATTTGCACCACTGTGTCGGATATCGTGCACGGATGGAACTGAGTTCACGGTCTACAG CTGCATCAGGGGACATCTGCTGGAGGTCAACGAGAACATTCTGGAAAGACCTGCTCTCTTGCAGGAGAAG CCATCCACGAATGGCTACATCGCCATCATCCTGCCCAAGTTTGAGGAGAGCAAAAGCATCACGGAGAACCTTCTGAGCAGAGATGACTTTGAAAAGCTTGTCGCCGGACGGGAAGCCACACAAACGACGGCGATAACGCAGCCGTCGTGA